aagaGCAGGTGTCcccatacttttggtcatgtagtgtaggttCTGTATACTGTCGTGGAAATTTAGTACTGAGAGAGATTTGgtaatttcttcaaacaatcatctttattaaatattgattaattattgcaataattaggCTGGTCGACCCTCCACCCTTGTGTTGGACCGAGTAACCTAACCTTTACACAAATGCAGAGTACTATATATAGCTGACATACAATGCTCTGTCATGGTTGGTTCAACCCCCCTCATGcagaccaaggagcatcaaaCCACTCTGGGTTCATCCTGCCGTTATCTGCACGTGGGTTGTTGTCTTTACTGCACGTGGGTTGTTGTCTTTACCCCGCCCTGGCTTAGATTATTTAGAGACAATGAGGAATTGTTCTAAACTCCTCCTGGCTATCTCCATCTCGGTTAGACCCACCACATCTTGTCTATGTTAGGCAGTCTAACTAAATTGTCAGCTCAAGCCATCTCTGGTGACCATACGCCCAGATTATCTGCAGGAAACTAGAGGGGAGACCATAAAAACACAGACACTAACAGGACCGAAATATCCTCCTATTTGTTATGTATCAATTCCTAACTATTAATATAAAACAAATCAGGTAAATATGTAATTTTGTGGTTATGAGTGAGGCAAGCAGCTGCAAGACACAGTAACATGCCATTGAATCCTCTTAGTAACATCCTGAACATCTTCTATTCTTCCCGAATGTATTGTTGGTGGGAAGGAATGCATACATTTTCCAGAGAATTTGGGACACGTGCAAGTTTGCAACACAGAATAAGTGAGAAGCGCGATGTAAAAATATTGCACATTACAACATAACACAAAGCCATACACTGTCTCTACTGTCACTCCAGCATAATAGCGATATTCTCTATTTGGAATAAAGCATTGCTTTTCTTTTGTTGTACATGGGACTGAGGTAGAAAACTGCATCGGTGACGCATGTCGGCAGATAGGGAAAGGCATAGAAGAACAACATATCCAGCTTAGAGACCAACAGATATCTGCGTTTAGGTCTGTCTGCTGTGAGGGCTTCCACCATCGCGTCTACGACCAGGCTGCTGTCCTGGTTGCCAGTCATACATGTAGACATGTGGTAGTTATTAGCCAGGTCCACATACTGTCTGTTGAACATCTGTTGACGCTCCTCGTCCAGTTTCTCCCAGATTTCTGTCCCTGTTCTCCGCCTCAGGATGCTGGTAGCAGGACCAAAGTTACCCGGCTGGATGATGCTCACCTGAGATCATCACCACAATGTTAAAGGGGCACTCTGAAGTTCAAACAATAAATAGTCACACACTGCCACTGTCTTGGTGAAGACCtgggggatggggctggagaaatgtaaccttTCTCAAATTCATAAACAGAGCTATGGACAGAGCTGTATCAAAGTTATAGATTTAATTGTGTTTTGAAgctatagtgtttgtttacaattacattgttAACCAACAAAGAAgtgaaacaagcttatattttggattCTGATGGGGTACCACAGTTCAACTacgctcatgaggcatttatatgttatattcttcaagaataaaTGGTTATACTGTATATCATTAACTTACATGTCCATAAATGGATATAGCAATCACAGATTGACATTTTAAGGGGAATGTGTTGATTACAATCAATGTAAACAAATCTACAGAGTATtaaaaagacaaacacacacagtaattaTGATTACCAAGAGTTGTCTTTACCTTTACTCCAAAACACTCCATCTCTACCCGTAGGCAGTCGGCAAACgcctccagtcctctctttgaAATACTGTAGGCCCCCATGGTCAGACAGTTGAAGAAGGCAAAGATGCTTGAGACGTACACCATCCGTCCTACAGAAATCAATTAACATTACACATTTTAGAACACTGTGGAGTAAAATGAACATTGAATGTGATAAATCAAGTACTGTGATCACCATTATGAAATGGTGATGGTAAAATAATGATTAAACTTACCTTTTGAGGCACGAACCAATGGGAGGAAAGCTATGGAGGTCCTGATGCTGCCAAATAAATTGACCTCAGCCATATTGCGATAATCATCAATGGTGTTccactctgtctctgaccagtctAAGATGCCAGCATTGTTCACAACTGCCCAAagccctaaaaaaaaaaaaccaaATCAACTTACATTAACAATGTGTGTAAAAcctgttaaatcagttttgtCATAAGTGTCTCACAATACAGCCTGGCGTCAGAGCCATATGAAGCATACTATACATATTTCTGAGCACCTCCAAGATGATTGaaactgtatatacagtttttggggtggcagatagcctagtggttagagcgttgggtgagtcaccgaaaggttgctagatcgaatccccaagctgacagggtaaaaatctgtcgttctacccctgaagaaggcagttaaaccactgtacctaggccgtcactgtaaataagaatgttcttaattaactgacaagcctagttaaataaaatatatactaATGGTTCAGTTACTTTAAACCCGACCAAATCCACATAGAGCTGTCATTCTTATTGAAAGCacgtctaagaagcggtagatatgCTTTGTGTGCATTCTCTATTTCTATGCTTTCtatgtttttgcatcttttactttcagttttccACACCAGCTTAAAACAGCTGAAAGTACAATATTTGGTTATGGAAAAGCTATTTCGCAGTGGTTTAGAACTActattttagcaaccaggaaatggcgaaGTGATTTCTGCATAGTATATCTTAAACATATCTGGAGCAGTCTGTAAAATGGTTTTTATACGCCCGCGGAGCGGAGATGAGCGCacggccggtgtgtttacggacatattcaatcaatccctataccagtctgctgttcccacatgcttcaagagggccaccattgttcctgttcccaagaaagctaaggtaactgagctaaacgactaccgccctgtagcactcacttccgtcatcatgaagtgctttgagagactagtcaaggaccatatcacctccacgctacctgacaccctagacccactccaatttgcttaccgcccaaataggtccacagacaatgcaatctcaaccacactgcacactgccctaacccacctggacaagaggaatacctatgtgagaatgctgttcatcgactacagctcggcattcaacaccatagtaccctccaagctcgtcatcaagctggagaccctgggtctcgaccccgccctgtgcaactgggtactggacttcctgacgggccgcccccaggtggtgagggtaggcaacaacatctccgctgatcctcaacacgggggccccacaagggtgcgttctgagccctctcctgtactccctgttcacccacgactgcgtggccacgcacgcctccaactcaatcatcaagtttgcggacgacacaacagtggtaggcttgattaccaacaacgacgagacagcctacagggaggaggtgagggccctcggagtgtggtgtcaggaaagtaacctcacactcaacgtcaacaaaactaaggagatgattgtggacttcaggaaacagcagagggaacacccccctatccacatcgatggaacagtagtggagagggtagcaagttttaagttcctcggcatacacatcacagacaaactgaattggtccactcacactgacagcgtcgtgaaggcgcagcagcgcctcttcaacctcaggaggctgaagaaattcggcttgtcaccaaaagcactcacaaacttctacagatgcacaattgagagcatcctggcgggctgtatcaccgcctggtacggcaactgctccgccctcaaccgtaaggctctccagagggtagtgaggtctgcacaacgcatcactgggggcaaactacctgccctccaggacacccacaccacccgatgttacaggaaggccataaagatcatcaaggacatcaaccacccgagccactgcctgttcaccccgctatcatccagaaggcaaggtcagtacaggtgcatcaaagctgggaccgagagactgaaaaagagcttctatctcaaggccatcagactgttaaacagccaccactaacattgagtggctgctgccaacacactgtcattgacactgacccaactccagccactttaataatgggaattgatgggaaattatgtaaatatatcactagccactttaaacaatgctaccttatataatgttacttaccctacattattcatctcatatgcatacgtatatactgtactctatatcatcgactgcatccttatgtaatacatgtatcactagccactttaactatgccactttgtttactttgtctacatactcatctcatatgtatatactgtactcgataccatctactgtatgctgccctgtaccatcactcattcatatatccttatgtacatattctttatccccttattgttagttagattacttgttggttatcactgcattgtcggaactagaagcacaagcatttcgctacactcgcattaacatctgctaaccatgtgtatgtgacaaataaacatttgatttgatttgatttgattcacagTGACTAGGCCTTCATCAAGGAGCCTTGTGCTGGAAAGTTTTTGTAGGCCATTAGCATACATTTACTGATTGATTCATCTTAATCTATTAACCTACATGGCTATATAGCAACAGTATCATATTTAGAGTCAGCAAACTAGCTAAGTGTTTTGATTTTCCACTACCTCAGGAGGTGAAATAATATTGCCTATAGGTGTCTGAAATTCACTGAAGAGCCCCCCAAAAAATGGATAATTTTTTACAGATTTCACATCACAATTTCAATCATGCACTCCCTGGATAGGTTTGATGAAATCGCTACTCTTTGAATCATATATAGGCTACCATCTCCGTTGTCTTACTTGGCACTGGAAAAACATATTCTAGAGCCCTGCAAAGTAACTGTCCATCAAAATAGTTACATTTTTCACATGACTTTTTGTCCATATTATCGTCAGGCTctatctaacacctcccacaaaAATTATTTATCGCTGATTCATCATCAAAAAAAAATAGGTCAACATATCGGGATATGGATTTTTGTTCGTGTCACCCAGCTCTACCCTAACCTTAATTCCTGcattccaaaggttgcaagtttgagtGACAGTATAAGTCCTCTAATTCGTATGATATTGTATGACCGCTATTCAATTCATAATGTTACCTAAAGAAATGTAATATAACATGCTAAAT
This genomic stretch from Oncorhynchus keta strain PuntledgeMale-10-30-2019 chromosome 29, Oket_V2, whole genome shotgun sequence harbors:
- the zgc:113142 gene encoding D-beta-hydroxybutyrate dehydrogenase, mitochondrial, translating into MDAAALTSFPFGGIVVSSVCAIFLLALMLLSCRGRNQEVIGAGRAVLITGCDSGFGHQLARRLDAQGFVVFAGCLFPNGDGAQTLHRESSSNMSILKLDVTKDEDVTQARTVVQSNLPEKGLWAVVNNAGILDWSETEWNTIDDYRNMAEVNLFGSIRTSIAFLPLVRASKGRMVYVSSIFAFFNCLTMGAYSISKRGLEAFADCLRVEMECFGVKVSIIQPGNFGPATSILRRRTGTEIWEKLDEERQQMFNRQYVDLANNYHMSTCMTGNQDSSLVVDAMVEALTADRPKRRYLLVSKLDMLFFYAFPYLPTCVTDAVFYLSPMYNKRKAMLYSK